From Pseudomonas vanderleydeniana, the proteins below share one genomic window:
- a CDS encoding segregation and condensation protein A, with amino-acid sequence MEVFLEAFEGPLDLLLYLIRKQNIDILDIPVAEITRQYMGYVELMQSVRLELAAEYLVMAAMLAEIKSRMLLPRSAEVEEEEDDPRAELIRRLQEYERFKTAAEGIDGLSRVGREIIVPQLDAPEARARKLLPDVALQEVLMSMAEVLRRGDMFESHQVTREQLSTRERMSDVLERLKGGGFVPFVELFTAEEGKLGVVVTFMAILELVKESLVELVQNEPFAAIHVRARAE; translated from the coding sequence CTGGAAGTCTTCCTCGAAGCCTTCGAAGGCCCGCTCGACCTGCTGCTGTACCTGATCCGCAAGCAGAACATCGATATCCTCGACATCCCGGTGGCGGAAATCACCCGCCAGTACATGGGTTATGTCGAGCTGATGCAATCGGTGCGCCTGGAGCTGGCCGCCGAGTACCTGGTGATGGCGGCCATGCTCGCCGAGATCAAGTCGCGCATGCTGCTGCCGCGTTCGGCCGAGGTCGAGGAGGAGGAAGACGACCCGCGCGCCGAGCTGATTCGCCGTCTGCAGGAGTACGAACGCTTCAAGACCGCCGCCGAAGGCATCGATGGCCTGAGTCGGGTCGGTCGCGAGATCATCGTGCCGCAACTGGATGCCCCCGAGGCCCGGGCACGCAAGCTGCTGCCGGATGTCGCCCTGCAAGAGGTGCTGATGTCGATGGCCGAGGTGCTGCGCCGTGGCGACATGTTCGAGAGTCACCAGGTCACGCGCGAGCAACTGTCGACCCGCGAGCGCATGAGCGATGTCCTCGAACGCCTCAAGGGCGGCGGTTTCGTGCCGTTCGTCGAGCTGTTCACCGCCGAGGAAGGCAAGCTCGGCGTGGTCGTGACCTTCATGGCGATTCTCGAGCTGGTCAAGGAATCCCTGGTCGAGCTGGTGCAGAATGAGCCCTTTGCGGCGATCCATGTGCGTGCCCGCGCCGAATAA
- a CDS encoding amino acid permease, protein MSGTLPPSGELKRGLKNRHIQLIALGGAIGTGLFLGSAGVLKSAGPSMILGYAICGFIAFMIMRQLGEMIVEEPVAGSFSHFAHKYWGGFAGFLSGWNCWILYILVGMSELTAVGKYIHYWWPDVPTWASAAGFFVLINLINLANVKVFGEAEFWFAIIKVAAIVGMIALGSYLLVSGHGGPQAAVSNLWEHGGFFPNGVSGLVMAMAIIMFSFGGLEMLGFTAAEADKPKTVIPKAINQVIYRILIFYIGALVVLLSLTPWDSLLGTLNASGDAYSGSPFVQVFSMLGSNTAAHILNFVVLTAALSVYNSGTYCNSRMLLGMAEQGDAPKLLARIDKRGVPVFSILASALVTFVAVLMNYLMPQHALELLMSLVVATLVINWAMISYSHFKFRQHMNRTGQTSLFKALWYPYGNYICLAFVVFILGIMLMIPGIQISVYAIPVWLVFMWVCYGIKNRRSVQQGLPAASSALK, encoded by the coding sequence ATGAGTGGAACCCTTCCTCCTTCGGGCGAGCTGAAACGCGGCCTGAAAAATCGTCATATCCAACTGATCGCCCTCGGTGGCGCCATCGGGACCGGCCTGTTCCTCGGTTCGGCCGGGGTGCTGAAGTCTGCCGGCCCGTCGATGATCCTCGGCTACGCGATCTGCGGCTTCATTGCCTTCATGATCATGCGCCAGCTGGGCGAGATGATCGTCGAGGAACCGGTCGCCGGTTCCTTCAGCCACTTCGCCCATAAGTACTGGGGCGGTTTCGCCGGTTTCCTGTCGGGCTGGAACTGCTGGATCCTGTATATCCTGGTGGGCATGTCGGAACTGACCGCGGTCGGCAAGTACATCCACTACTGGTGGCCGGATGTCCCGACGTGGGCCTCGGCAGCGGGCTTCTTCGTGCTGATCAACCTGATCAACCTGGCCAATGTGAAGGTCTTCGGCGAGGCCGAATTCTGGTTCGCGATCATCAAGGTCGCGGCCATCGTCGGCATGATCGCCCTGGGCAGCTACCTCTTGGTCAGCGGCCACGGTGGCCCGCAGGCGGCAGTGAGCAACCTGTGGGAACACGGCGGGTTCTTTCCCAATGGCGTCAGCGGCCTGGTCATGGCCATGGCGATCATCATGTTCTCGTTCGGCGGCCTGGAAATGCTCGGTTTCACCGCAGCGGAAGCCGACAAGCCGAAAACCGTGATCCCGAAAGCCATCAACCAGGTGATCTACCGGATCCTGATTTTCTACATCGGCGCCCTGGTCGTGCTGCTGTCGCTGACTCCATGGGACAGCCTGCTCGGCACCCTCAATGCCTCCGGCGACGCCTACAGCGGCAGCCCGTTCGTCCAGGTGTTCTCGATGCTGGGCAGCAATACCGCGGCGCACATCCTCAACTTCGTGGTTCTGACCGCGGCGCTGTCGGTGTACAACAGCGGGACCTACTGCAACAGCCGCATGCTGCTGGGCATGGCCGAGCAGGGTGACGCGCCGAAGCTCCTCGCACGGATCGACAAGCGCGGCGTGCCGGTGTTCTCGATCCTCGCCTCGGCGCTGGTGACCTTCGTCGCGGTGCTGATGAACTACCTGATGCCGCAGCATGCGCTGGAGCTGCTGATGTCGCTGGTGGTCGCGACCCTGGTGATCAACTGGGCGATGATCAGCTACTCGCACTTCAAGTTCCGCCAGCACATGAACCGTACCGGGCAGACCTCGCTGTTCAAGGCGCTGTGGTACCCGTACGGCAACTACATCTGCCTGGCGTTCGTGGTGTTCATCCTCGGCATCATGCTGATGATCCCGGGCATCCAGATCTCGGTGTACGCGATCCCGGTATGGCTGGTGTTCATGTGGGTCTGCTATGGCATCAAGAACCGTCGCAGCGTCCAGCAGGGCTTGCCTGCCGCCAGTTCCGCGCTGAAGTAA
- the arfB gene encoding alternative ribosome rescue aminoacyl-tRNA hydrolase ArfB, whose product MLVISNNVQLPDHEIEWTAIRAQGAGGQNVNKVSSAVHLRFDVPASSLPAFYKERLLALSDSRITGDGVIVIKAQQYRTQEQNRADALLRLVELIQAATKVEKKRRPTKPTLGSKKRRLDSKSQRGAIKAGRGKIDY is encoded by the coding sequence ATGCTGGTCATTTCCAACAACGTGCAACTGCCGGACCACGAGATCGAGTGGACGGCCATTCGCGCCCAGGGTGCGGGTGGGCAGAACGTCAACAAGGTCTCCAGCGCGGTGCACCTGCGTTTCGACGTGCCGGCCTCATCGCTGCCAGCGTTCTACAAGGAGCGCCTGCTGGCCCTGAGTGACAGCCGCATCACCGGCGACGGGGTGATCGTGATCAAGGCCCAGCAGTATCGGACCCAGGAGCAGAATCGTGCCGATGCCCTGTTGCGCCTGGTGGAGTTGATCCAGGCGGCGACCAAGGTCGAGAAGAAGCGCCGGCCGACCAAGCCGACGCTGGGTTCGAAAAAGCGCCGGCTGGACAGCAAGTCCCAGCGCGGGGCGATCAAGGCCGGGCGCGGCAAGATCGATTACTGA
- the rluB gene encoding 23S rRNA pseudouridine(2605) synthase RluB, with protein sequence MSDNDLQDQDSQPIRPAGEKLQKVLARIGVGSRRDVEGWISQGRIKVNGSEATLGQRVDLHDAITIDGKVIKREEASESVRRVIMYNKPDGEICTRDDPEGRPTVFDKLPRPKDGRWINIGRLDINTTGLLMFTTDGELANRLMHPSYEMDREYAVRVRGEVDDEMIERLKAGVMLEDGPAKFTDIQQAPGGEGFNHWYHCVVMEGRNREVRRLWESQGLVVSRLKRVRFGPVFLNSDLPMGRWREMSQREVDILSAEVGLTPVAMPQLTAKSKDKLERMQRKSSRPLARSERVRTLRPALGEGAERASREPQIEGERPARKPARQDGERAPRAPRPAGRGESNRGTPVAERPADSKRPGKPAPKSKRPGVGLVDNAAPSGKRRGAPAGSGQRPGFGRRKPE encoded by the coding sequence ATGAGTGACAACGATCTGCAAGACCAGGACAGCCAACCCATCCGCCCCGCAGGCGAAAAACTGCAGAAGGTCCTCGCCCGTATCGGCGTGGGCTCGCGCCGTGACGTGGAAGGCTGGATCAGCCAGGGCCGCATCAAGGTCAATGGCAGCGAGGCCACCCTCGGCCAGCGTGTCGACCTGCACGACGCGATTACCATCGATGGCAAGGTCATCAAGCGCGAAGAGGCTTCCGAGTCGGTACGCCGGGTGATCATGTACAACAAGCCCGATGGCGAGATCTGCACCCGTGACGACCCGGAAGGCCGCCCGACCGTGTTCGACAAGCTGCCACGTCCGAAGGACGGGCGCTGGATCAACATCGGCCGCCTCGACATCAACACCACCGGTCTGCTGATGTTCACCACCGACGGTGAACTGGCCAACCGCTTGATGCACCCGTCCTACGAGATGGACCGCGAGTACGCGGTCCGTGTGCGTGGCGAAGTCGATGACGAGATGATCGAGCGCCTCAAGGCCGGGGTCATGCTCGAGGATGGTCCGGCCAAGTTCACCGACATCCAGCAGGCACCCGGTGGCGAAGGCTTCAACCATTGGTACCACTGCGTGGTGATGGAAGGCCGTAACCGCGAGGTTCGTCGCCTGTGGGAGTCCCAGGGCCTGGTGGTCAGCCGCCTGAAGCGCGTGCGTTTCGGTCCGGTGTTCCTCAACTCCGACCTGCCGATGGGTCGCTGGCGTGAAATGAGCCAGCGCGAGGTCGACATCCTCAGCGCCGAAGTCGGCCTGACGCCGGTGGCCATGCCGCAACTGACCGCCAAGAGCAAGGACAAGCTGGAGCGCATGCAGCGTAAATCCTCGCGTCCGCTGGCGCGTAGCGAGCGCGTGCGCACCTTGCGTCCTGCTCTCGGCGAGGGTGCCGAGCGCGCGAGCCGCGAGCCGCAGATCGAAGGCGAGCGTCCGGCACGCAAGCCGGCGCGCCAGGATGGCGAGCGTGCTCCACGGGCACCGCGTCCGGCCGGGCGTGGCGAGTCGAATCGTGGCACGCCAGTGGCTGAGCGTCCGGCGGACAGCAAGCGCCCGGGTAAGCCGGCACCGAAGTCCAAGCGTCCGGGCGTCGGCCTGGTGGATAACGCTGCGCCTTCAGGCAAACGTCGGGGTGCGCCGGCTGGTTCCGGCCAGCGTCCCGGTTTTGGCCGACGCAAGCCTGAGTAA
- the scpB gene encoding SMC-Scp complex subunit ScpB has protein sequence MNLTEPRELAPLLEAFLLASGKPQSMERLYELFEEGERPEPPVFKKALAILAKSCDGRAFELKEVASGYRLQIREKFAPWVGRLWEERPQRYSRAMLETLALIAYRQPITRGEIEDVRGVAVNSQIVKTLLEREWIRVVGYREVPGRPAMFATTKAFLDYFNLKNLDDLPPLAELREIEPDPVLDFDDAPVPEGLQALADASVDPEAEDESKKPETSFHTLLLELDSMEEGIKTDFDDLLRDGDVPLSTGEFQDEPGLSLSEASDRPESEEEPEPERDAGFESEPEPEFDASVDEAEEDLVGAAEARERLLAAVAALDAGKPEPEPAPELSEEEAEAQALAEAIENERRQWED, from the coding sequence ATGAACCTGACTGAACCCCGCGAGCTGGCCCCGCTGCTTGAAGCCTTCCTGTTGGCTTCGGGAAAGCCGCAATCGATGGAACGCCTGTACGAGTTGTTCGAGGAAGGCGAGCGCCCGGAGCCGCCGGTCTTCAAGAAGGCCCTGGCGATCCTGGCCAAGTCCTGTGACGGCCGTGCCTTCGAACTCAAGGAGGTCGCTTCCGGCTACCGTCTGCAGATTCGCGAGAAGTTCGCGCCCTGGGTCGGCCGGCTCTGGGAAGAGCGGCCGCAGCGTTATTCGCGGGCAATGCTGGAGACCCTGGCGCTGATTGCCTATCGCCAGCCGATCACCCGTGGCGAGATCGAGGACGTGCGGGGCGTGGCGGTCAACAGCCAGATCGTCAAGACCCTGCTGGAGCGCGAGTGGATCCGGGTCGTCGGTTACCGCGAGGTGCCCGGCCGACCGGCGATGTTCGCCACCACCAAGGCTTTTCTCGACTACTTCAACCTGAAGAACCTCGATGATCTGCCGCCGCTGGCGGAGTTGCGTGAAATCGAGCCGGACCCGGTGCTCGACTTCGACGACGCACCGGTGCCCGAGGGCCTGCAGGCCCTGGCCGATGCCAGTGTCGACCCGGAGGCGGAGGACGAGTCGAAGAAGCCGGAAACCAGTTTCCATACCCTGCTGCTGGAGCTGGACTCCATGGAGGAGGGGATCAAGACCGACTTTGACGACCTGCTGCGCGATGGCGATGTCCCGTTATCGACAGGGGAGTTCCAGGACGAGCCTGGTCTGTCGTTGTCCGAAGCGTCCGATCGGCCGGAGTCTGAGGAGGAGCCGGAACCCGAGAGGGACGCCGGGTTCGAGTCGGAGCCTGAACCGGAGTTTGACGCCAGCGTGGATGAGGCGGAGGAAGACCTGGTCGGCGCTGCCGAAGCCCGCGAGCGCCTGCTGGCTGCGGTCGCCGCGCTGGATGCCGGAAAACCGGAGCCCGAACCGGCACCTGAACTGAGCGAAGAGGAAGCCGAGGCCCAGGCGCTGGCCGAAGCCATCGAGAACGAACGACGCCAGTGGGAGGATTGA